TCGATTCCCGGCGGTCCATTCCTGTCCTTCGGGCAGGTGTACGCATACGGCCAGAACGGGCAGGGCCTGGCGTCCTTCTTCGCGCCTCCGCAGCCCATCACCGGTGCGCTCGCCCCCATCGCCCAGTCGATTCCGCCGCACCTGACCAGTGCCGGTTCGGTCGGCGCGTCAGGTGCGATGGGACGCGCGGCGCTGGTGGGGAGCTTGTCGGTGCCGCAGGGGTGGACCACCGCCGCCCCGGCCATCAGAACGGTTGCCGCGACGCTCTCCGCCAATCTGGCGGCGGCTCCGGCGGCCTCCCTGACGGGGGAGTCCGGCGTCTTCAGTCAGATGGCGCTGTCCAGCCTGGCGGGCCGGGCCCTGGCCGCCACCACGACGAGTTCGGGAGGCGGCGGCGCGGCGGCCGCCTCGCTGGGTGGTGTGGTCGCGGAAGCCGACCCGGCCGCGGCGATGATCTTCGTCCTCCCGGCGCTGGAGGAATGACTCGGTGAGAGCGACGAATCACATTCCGGCACAGACGATTCAGACGTTTCCTCGGAGCAGGGGGTAGACCGCCATGTTTTATGCAGCCTTTCCGCCGGAGATCAACTCCGGCCGGATGTACAGCGGCCCGGGCGCCGGACCCATGTTGGCCGCGGCGGCGGCCTGGAACGGGGTCGCCGCCGAATTGCAATCCACCGCTGCGTCTTTGACGGCGGCGATCTCCGGTCTGACCAGCGGACCGTGGGTCGGTCCGTCGTCGGCCGCGATGGCCGCGGCGGCCACACCGTATGTGGCCTGGGTAAGCGCCACCTCGGCACAAGCCGCGCAGACGGCGAATCAGGCCACCGCGGCGGCGGCCGCCTATGAGACCGCGTTCGCTGCGCATGTCCCGCCGGAGGAGATCGCGGCCAACCGTGCCCAGTTGGCGGCTCTGATGGCCACCAACCTGTTCGGGCAGAACACCGCGGCGATCGCCGCGACCGAGGCTCAGTACGGCGAGTTCTGGGCGCAGGATGCCCTCGCCATGGACACCTACGCCGGTTCGTCGGCGGCCGCGAGCAAGGTGACGCCATTCACCGAGCCGCCGCAGATCGTCAACGCGGGCGGTTTGGTCAACCAGGCCGCTGCGGCCGCACAGTCCGCAGGCACATCCGGTGGCACTGTCGCGCAATCGATCCTGGCGACCGGCGACCCGGTGTCGGGGTTGCTGCAGACGCTGGCCAACCTGAGCACCGACTACACCGCCACCATCAACGGCCTGCTGAACGGCATGTTCGGGCCGGCCGGAGCATCGACCTACACGACGCTGTATTCGGCCCTCAAGGTGCCGCTGGGCTTCACCACCCAGTTCAACGACATCGGCCTGCTCATCAACTTCCCGGTATCGCAGTTCCTCAAATTCGGTCCGCACTCGGCGGCCGGTCTGAGCGAGCTGCCGAAGGACGCGCTCGGCGGCGGTCTGGCGGCGCCGCACTGGGGGCGTGGGTGGCTGACGGGCGCCACCTCAGCGCCCACCGCCAACTTCGGAAGGGGCACCCTGGTCGGCGCCTTGACGGTGCCCCCGAGCTGGGCCGCGAACACACCGTCCATCCGGACCGTTGCCGCCGCACTGTCGGCGGCCGGGCCCGAAGCCGTCCCGGCCGCCGAACTCGGTCAGGGCGGACTGCTCAGCTCGATGTCGCTGGCGGGCATGACCGGAGCCGCCCTCGGCGCCGGGGCGCCCGTGCCGGCGGGACGAACGGGATCCCGCAGCCGCCTCACTCCCGTCAAGGACCTCAAAGACCTCAAATCACCGGAAATGCTCAAGCGGATGGTCGCCCAGATATCGGAACGGCCGGACAGCGTTCAGCACCACACGGTCGATCAGGAAGGCCTCGACAGTCTGTTGGAACAACTGGCCAAGAAACCAGGCATTCATGCGGTGCACCTGTCGAAAGGCGACAAGGCGGTCGTGCCGCCGGATGCGCAATTGGGCTGACCGCCAAGACGAAATCGGGCATCTCGAACGCAGGAAAGGTAACGCAGGAAAGGTATCGACGTGAAACTGCTTCTCGCGCTGATCGGCGTATGCACCGCGATCGGCTTCGCCGCCCCTGCGTACGCGGATCCATCGGATGCGCCCGGGGGAGACGACGCGGCGTTTCTCGCGGCGCTGCACACCGCCGACATCGGCTATAACTCGCCGTCGCAAGCCGTTCGATCCGCTCAGGCGGTATGCACCTGCCTGAACAACGGCGAATCGGGTCTGGAGCTCGTCCACGACGTGCAGACCCACAACCCGGCGTTCAATCTGGACGCCGCCGCCGAATTCGCCGTCATCTCCTCGAAGTTCTACTGCCCCCAACACCTCTCGAAGAGCTGACGGATCCCTTTTCGCCTCTCATCAAGGCGGCGAACCTTCGCACACCCGGTATCCCCAAATCCGGAAATACGTGGAATTACGCGGAGTGTCATTGGGGCATCTGGTGGACTTCATATGAGATCCGCCGGACCTACCCGCGCAACGGCACCTCGGCGATTACCATGGCGCCCACAATGGGGACCGGAGGGAATAGATGGACTTCGGGGCGTTGCCACCGGAAATCAACTCGGGACGCATGTACATGGGGGCGGGATCCGGGCCGATGCTGGCCGCCGCGGCGGCGTGGGATGCGCTGGCAGCCGAGTTGCACAGCACTGCGTCGTCCTACGGTTCGACGATCCAGGGCGTGACCGTCGGGTCATGGCACGGCCCAGCGGCCATGTCGATGGCGACCGCAGCTGCGCCGTTCGTGGCTTGGCTCACCGAGACAGGCACCCGCGCGGAGCAAACGGCAGCGCAGGCCAAACTCGCCGCGGGCGCATACGAGGCCGCGTTTGCGGCGACGGTGCCTCCACCGATCATCGAGGCCAACCGAAATTTGCTGATCGCGTTGATCGCCACCAATCTGCTCGGGCAGAACACGGCCGCCATAGCCGCCACCGAGGCGCTGTACGCGGAGATGTGGGCCCAGGACGCCGGCGCCATGTACGGGTATGCGGCATCGTCGGCCGCCGCGACGGAGCTGACTCCGTTCGCCGAGCCCCCAGAGACCACCGACCCCTCGGGTGTGGGACGACAGACCGCGGCAGTCACCGAGGCAGTCGGCGCCTCCGAAGTCCAGGCTGGCCTGTCGCAGTTGATGAACGCGGTGCCCAACGCGCTGCAGACGGTGGGTCCGGCAGCGGCCGCACCGGCGGCTGCGACACCGATCGGCTCGGTCATCGAAGCGATCAATCCCTATGTCGTAGGGATCCGGCCCTTCTTCGCCGCCATCACCGGTGCTTACAGCCCCATCGTCGGGTTCGTCCTGTTCGGGGGTTGGTGGCTCTTCGCCCTGCAGATCCTCGGCTTGTCGCAGAACGCGCCGGGGGTCGCCTCGCTGCTGAGCACCGGCGGAAAGCCGCTGGCCGGCCTGTCGCCGCTACGCGGAGGTTACGTGTCATCGGTCGCGCCGGGGACCGGCGTGGCCGGGTCGATGGGGCACTCGACTCTGGTCGGCTCGCTGTCGGTACCGCAGGGCTGGGTGACGGCCGCTCCCGTGATGAGGACCATGGCGTCAGTGCTGCCTGCCGCCAGCCCCGAGGCGCTCGCTGCGGCCCCCGCGGCGGCCGAGGGTGGCGTGTTCGGCGAAATGGCGATGGCGAGTCTGGCGGGACGCGCGCTGGCCGGCGCCACCGTGCGCACCGTCAGCAACGGCACCGCCGGAGTTTCGGGCGGCGCGACGGCCGCCGAAGACGTCGCCGCCACGGCGACCATCATCGTTATACCGGCGGACTGAACGATGGTGTTCGTAACGGAAAGGCCCGGCTCATGAGCTTCGCGGTGCGACCACCGGAGATAACCTCCGGTTTGATGTATACCGGTCCGGGCGCCGGTCCGATGATTGCGGCCGCCACGGCATGGGACAACCTGGCAGCCGAATTGCAGGCCACTGCATCCGCATACGGCTTGGTCGTCGACGGGTTGGCCAACGAATCGTGGACGGGTCCCTCGGCTGCCGCGATGGCTGCGGCCGCAACACCGTATGTGGCCTGGATGTCAGCGACCGCGGCACAGGCGAAGGCCGCCGCAGATCAGGCGAAGGCGGCAGTGAGCGCCTACGAGGCGGCTTTTGCGGCAGTAGTTCCGCCGATGCAGATCGCGATGAATCGCAGCCAGTTGGCCTTGCTGGTGGCGACGAACATCTTCGGGCAGAACACCGGCGCGATCGCCACTCTCGAGGCGCAGTACGGGGAGATGTGGGCGCAGGACTCCGCGGCGATGTTCGGTTACACCACTTCCTCAGCGGCCGCCGCCAGGCTGACGCCCTACACCGAACCACCGCAGGTCACCAATGCGGCCGGCCTGACCAGCCAGCAAGCGGCGGTCGGACAGTCCAGTGCGCTGGCCGCCGGTACCGGGGCGGCGACCGCTGCCGCGACGGCCGCCCCGGTGTTCCCATTCGACATCGTCCTGCAGGTCTTCGAGGCTCTCGGCAGCGGCGGCACCGCGTACATCCAGGCCATGGGCCAGCTGCTCAACGCCCTGACCGGCACCCCGTTGGCCGCCTCTACCTGGGAGAACACCTTCGGAATCTTCGCTGACATCGGCCGATTCAGCACGGTCGCGAACGACTCGATGAGTGCGCCCAACCTGGGCATGACCGAGTTCAAGCTGTTCTGGAAACCCCCGCTCGAGGACATCCCGAAGTCGGCGCTGGGAGCGGGGCTGGGCATGGCTCCGACGACGGCTGCCGGCCTGAGCAGTGCGACATCGACCAGCGCGGCATCGGCAAGCGTGGGTGGGGCCAATGTGGTGGGGAAGTTGTCGGTTCCGCCCAGCTGGGCGTCGGCCACCCCGGCCATCCGGATGGTGTCCAACACGTTGCCGGCCACCAGCATCGCCGCGGCGCCCGCCGCCGCGATGCCGGCCGAGCTCATCAACCAGGCGGCGCTCGGCAGCTTGACCGGTGGTGCCGCCGGCACGGTCGGCGCCCAGGTCTACAGCGGAAGCGGGGCCCGGGCCCGCGCCAACGGCGGGGAGGGCCCGGTGGAACCGGTGAAGCTGGACCAGGTCATCGCTAAGCTGCAGCAGGAACCCGACGCGGTACAACATTGGAACGTCGATAAGGCCGGGCTGGACGGGCTTCTCGAGCGGCTGTCGAAGAAACCGGGCATCCACGCCGTGCATGTCTCCAACAGCGACAAGCCCAAGATCATGGCGCCCGAGCCCGGGCAGGGTGGCGGATGAAACTCCTGTCCGCGGTTCTTGCGGGCGCCGCCGCGATAGTCGGTCTGGCCGCTCCCGCCCACGGCGACCCCGCAGGTGACGACGCCGCGTTCCTTGCCGCACTGAGCAAAGCGGGCATCACCGTTCCCGATGCGAGTCGGGCCATCACGTCCGCTCAGGCGGTCTGCGGTTTGATGCGCAACGGCGAAACGGGCCTACAGGTACTCACCGACGTGCGCAAACAGAATCCCGGGCTGACCCTGGACGGCGCCGCCCTGTTCACGGCGATCGCGTCGAACACCTACTGTCCCGAGCACCTGGGCCAATCTGAGGGCGGCTACTTCTAGCGGGAGCCCGGTTTGCCTGGCCGGCACCGAGTGTTAACCCGCTTCTGATTGGCTGCCGTATCGGTCCGCGAGGAGAGGAGTAGCGCCGTGCACACCCTGAGCATCGCCGACTTCGCGCTCCGCCTGGCCGTCGGCGTGGGATGCGGCGCGCTGATCGGATTGGAGCGCCAGTGGCGCGCCCGCATGGCGGGTTTGCGCA
This genomic stretch from Mycobacterium paragordonae harbors:
- a CDS encoding DUF732 domain-containing protein, which produces MKLLSAVLAGAAAIVGLAAPAHGDPAGDDAAFLAALSKAGITVPDASRAITSAQAVCGLMRNGETGLQVLTDVRKQNPGLTLDGAALFTAIASNTYCPEHLGQSEGGYF
- a CDS encoding PPE family protein; the protein is MFYAAFPPEINSGRMYSGPGAGPMLAAAAAWNGVAAELQSTAASLTAAISGLTSGPWVGPSSAAMAAAATPYVAWVSATSAQAAQTANQATAAAAAYETAFAAHVPPEEIAANRAQLAALMATNLFGQNTAAIAATEAQYGEFWAQDALAMDTYAGSSAAASKVTPFTEPPQIVNAGGLVNQAAAAAQSAGTSGGTVAQSILATGDPVSGLLQTLANLSTDYTATINGLLNGMFGPAGASTYTTLYSALKVPLGFTTQFNDIGLLINFPVSQFLKFGPHSAAGLSELPKDALGGGLAAPHWGRGWLTGATSAPTANFGRGTLVGALTVPPSWAANTPSIRTVAAALSAAGPEAVPAAELGQGGLLSSMSLAGMTGAALGAGAPVPAGRTGSRSRLTPVKDLKDLKSPEMLKRMVAQISERPDSVQHHTVDQEGLDSLLEQLAKKPGIHAVHLSKGDKAVVPPDAQLG
- a CDS encoding PPE family protein; translated protein: MSFAVRPPEITSGLMYTGPGAGPMIAAATAWDNLAAELQATASAYGLVVDGLANESWTGPSAAAMAAAATPYVAWMSATAAQAKAAADQAKAAVSAYEAAFAAVVPPMQIAMNRSQLALLVATNIFGQNTGAIATLEAQYGEMWAQDSAAMFGYTTSSAAAARLTPYTEPPQVTNAAGLTSQQAAVGQSSALAAGTGAATAAATAAPVFPFDIVLQVFEALGSGGTAYIQAMGQLLNALTGTPLAASTWENTFGIFADIGRFSTVANDSMSAPNLGMTEFKLFWKPPLEDIPKSALGAGLGMAPTTAAGLSSATSTSAASASVGGANVVGKLSVPPSWASATPAIRMVSNTLPATSIAAAPAAAMPAELINQAALGSLTGGAAGTVGAQVYSGSGARARANGGEGPVEPVKLDQVIAKLQQEPDAVQHWNVDKAGLDGLLERLSKKPGIHAVHVSNSDKPKIMAPEPGQGGG
- a CDS encoding DUF732 domain-containing protein — its product is MKLLLALIGVCTAIGFAAPAYADPSDAPGGDDAAFLAALHTADIGYNSPSQAVRSAQAVCTCLNNGESGLELVHDVQTHNPAFNLDAAAEFAVISSKFYCPQHLSKS
- a CDS encoding PPE family protein, whose product is MDFGALPPEINSGRMYMGAGSGPMLAAAAAWDALAAELHSTASSYGSTIQGVTVGSWHGPAAMSMATAAAPFVAWLTETGTRAEQTAAQAKLAAGAYEAAFAATVPPPIIEANRNLLIALIATNLLGQNTAAIAATEALYAEMWAQDAGAMYGYAASSAAATELTPFAEPPETTDPSGVGRQTAAVTEAVGASEVQAGLSQLMNAVPNALQTVGPAAAAPAAATPIGSVIEAINPYVVGIRPFFAAITGAYSPIVGFVLFGGWWLFALQILGLSQNAPGVASLLSTGGKPLAGLSPLRGGYVSSVAPGTGVAGSMGHSTLVGSLSVPQGWVTAAPVMRTMASVLPAASPEALAAAPAAAEGGVFGEMAMASLAGRALAGATVRTVSNGTAGVSGGATAAEDVAATATIIVIPAD